The following proteins come from a genomic window of Montipora foliosa isolate CH-2021 chromosome 2, ASM3666993v2, whole genome shotgun sequence:
- the LOC137987473 gene encoding uncharacterized protein produces MSTNLEEDDTLLYEEIVEGNKKLFKCTLCFRLLSRKQRIESHLHLVHGKGPFKRKYKLYVEDSNIVIPRTTQYNHKRKMKSGPKSYVVDRESGSSDSLVDFSPSFGSDLFSRNAMETATHNPSLEEGGPMCHNLYFENAGSNTNLCCLSPGNVIPSSTCGSPDSVLQSGSTHNQFLSEDDVYNCHYSEDSDTSTAELDSSTDSEVQYYTSDEEEGSDNGKDNVPPLVTRLFTDHEEACMAVLAYVSRHCITNEAAKDLIDLVKVTCPESTTFKTLSYSKVQEVCGKCKLHVYDICEKCHRLFPVDDENSYRCATTACMGLRYKGGVSQQWKKEHKNSFVTVNIQNQLKDLLQREGTWLTIQERISSRGQEIIRDIMDGKYYIKLCKEGQFLHNKSNISFIFNTDGAPLYSSSSVSLWPVFLAINELPSPERFSKQNMLMWGIWQGKGKPPFNVYFEPFASEMTHLYQQGLQIKLSNEEFPITVKAAVILGSTDLQGKAYLTCMAQHNGECGCLSCEEPGVVVKQGKGHARCYPYRNPTKAAPKRTNESFLTNGIAAHKENKKIVGVFGVTSLALMPWFDVVLGMVPDYMHGCLLGVTKTLLYKWFSATNHKHPYFIGGQIKHVNKRILQMRPPDFLTRLPRDMEKHFKNLKASELQSWLLYYSLPCLVGYLPDKYLLHFAHLSEGIYILLSDAITPTQLGRARDLLLTFYKDFQSLYGDGSCGLNVHNTGAHLADYVEGWGPLWAWSTFGFEDMNGTIMDLTHGTGNVCRQVIWMLHAQSRLRCEVEMMENNCIKDFIKRMLNTKRQVKNLKEAKNCQIAGAAKKLTGVQPELMEKICREVEGEAIAKVLRIVKNGQVFYSKEYTRMVKRNAHVVLLVSGQVGEVQFFVWDRQTGITLAVFREIQPDLEKPFFFSKAGHHMLRMKQERLDFQVQKIENIKEKVLFLEGNEDNLCLIRVPNVRGICG; encoded by the exons ATGTCAACCAACCTTGAAGAGGATGATACTCTCCTTTATGAGGAAATTgttgaaggaaacaaaaaattattcaaatgCACCCTTTGCTTCCGTTTGTTGTCGCGTAAGCAAAGAATTGAATCTCATCTCCATTTAGTTCACGGGAAAG GGCCGTTTAAAAGGAAATACAAATTATACGTGGAGGATTCCAACATAGTGATTCCGAGGACCACGCAGTACAACCACAAACGTAAAATGAAAAGTGGCCCTAAATCTTATGTTGTGGACAGAGAGTCTGGTTCTTCTGATAGTTTAGTGGACTTCTCCCCTTCATTTGGATCCGATTTATTTTCACGTAATGCTATGGAAACTGCAACTCATAATCCTAGTTTAGAAGAAGGGGGACCGATGTGTCATAATCTTTACTTCGAAAATGCTGGATCAAATACAAATTTGTGCTGTTTAAGTCCAGGCAATGTAATTCCATCCTCAACATGTGGTTCTCCTGACAGTGTATTGCAGTCTGGTTCAACACACAACCAGTTCCTCTCCGAAGACGATGTTTACAATTGTCATTATTCTGAGGACAGTGATACAAGCACTGCGGAATTAGACTCTAGCACTGACAGTGAGGTCCAGTATTACACATCAGATGAGGAGGAAGGGTCTGACAACGGCAAAGACAATGTACCCCCCCTAGTTACTAGATTGTTCACAGACCATGAAGAAGCATGTATGGCTGTTTTAGCATATGTTTCCAGACACTGTATTACCAATGAAGCAGCCAAAGACTTGATTGATTTGGTTAAAGttacttgtccagaaagtaccaCTTTCAAGACACTTAGTTACAGCAAAGTTCAAGAAGTGTGTGGAAAGTGCAAGTTGCATGTGTACGACATCTGTGAAAAATGTCACCGGCTGTTTCCTGTGGATGATGAAAATAGCTATCGTTGCGCAACAACGGCCTGTATGGG TCTTAGGTACAAAGGAGGTGTTTCCCAGCAATggaaaaaggaacacaaaaacaGCTTTGTTACTGTTAACATCCAAAACCAGCTGAAGGATCTTTTGCAGC GGGAAGGAACATGGTTAACCATCCAAGAGAGAATTAGTAGTCGTGGTCAAGAAATCATAAGAGACATAATGGATGGCAAATATTACATTAAGCTATGTAAAGAGGGACAATTTctacacaacaagtcaaatatTAGCTTCATTTTCAATACAGATGGAGCACCTCTGTATTCATCATCAAGTGTTTCTTTGTGGCCAGTTTTCCTTGCAATCAATGAGCTTCCATCACCAGAAAG attttcaaaacagaacatGTTGATGTGGGGAATCTGGCAGGGTAAAGGCAAGCCTCCATTCAATGTGTACTTTGAACCTTTTGCAAGTGAAATGACCCATTTGTATCAGCAAG GTCTTCAGATTAAGCTAAGCAATGAAGAATTTCCTATCACTGTGAAAGCTGCAGTTATTCTGGGGTCCACGGACTTGCAGGGCAAGGCATACCTCACTTGTATGGCGCAACATAATGGCGAGTGTGGTTGTCTTAGCTGTGAAGAGCCTGGTGTTGTGGTCAAACAAGGAAAAGGACACGCCCGCTGCTACCCCTACAGGAACCCTACCAAAGCAGCTCCAAAGCGCACAAATGAAAGTTTTTTAACAAATGGTATTGCAgcacataaagaaaataaaaag ATTGTAGGTGTTTTTGGTGTCACAAGTCTTGCATTAATGCCCTGGTTTGATGTTGTGTTGGGCATGGTTCCTGACTACATGCATGGCTGTTTATTGGGTGTCACAAAAACTCTTCTTTACAAGTGGTTCTCAGCAACTAATCACAAGCACCCATACTTCATTGGAGGACAG ATAAAGCATGTCAACAAACGCATACTTCAGATGAGACCTCCAGACTTTTTGACCCGTCTGCCAAGAGACAtggaaaaacatttcaaaaatttgaaag CTTCAGAGTTGCAGTCGTGGTTGCTATATTATTCACTGCCATGTTTAGTGGGTTATCTGCCTGACAAGTACTTGTTACATTTTGCACATTTATCAGAGGGCATATACATTCTTCTTAGTGATGCAATAACACCAACACAACTGGGGAGGGCTCGTGATCTCCTGCTGACATTCTACAAGGATTTTCAGTCTTTATATG GAGATGGAAGTTGTGGTCTTAATGTTCACAATACTGGTGCTCATTTGGCAGACTACGTTGAAGGATGGGGTCCATTGTGGGCATGGTCCACATTTGGGTTCGAGGATATGAACGGGACTATCATGGACTTGACACATGGCACAGGAAATGTCTGCAGACAG GTTATTTGGATGCTTCATGCACAGAGTCGATTGAGGTGTGAGGTAGAAATGATGGAAAATAATTGCATCAAAGATTTCATCAAGAGAATGCTGAACACCAAAAGACA AGTGAAAAATCTTAAGGAAGCAAAGAATTGCCAGATTGCTGGAGCGGCCAAGAAACTGACAGGAGTGCAACCAGAATTGATGGAGAAGATATGCAGGGAAGTCGAAGGGGAGGCAATAGCCAAAGTACTGCGTATTGTAAAGAATGGACAAGTGTTTTACTCCAAGGAGTATACCAGAATGGTCAAGCGTAATGCTCATGTTGTGTTGTTGGTGTCTGGTCAAGTGGGAGAGGTTCAGTTCTTTGTGTGGGATAGACAGACTGGGATTACATTAGCAGTCTTCAGAGAGATTCAGCCAGATCTTGAGAAACCATTCTTCTTCAGCAAAGCTGGTCATCATATGTTAAGGATGAAACAAGAAAG gtTGGATTTTCAAgtacaaaaaattgaaaacataaaGGAGAAGGTTTTATTCCTAGAGGGGAATGAAGACAACCTCTGTCTCATCCGTGTGCCTAATGTCCGTGGTATATGTGGATGA